One Microvirga thermotolerans DNA window includes the following coding sequences:
- a CDS encoding DUF1775 domain-containing protein codes for MKSIPLAAALAAASFAMAAPVLAHVSFETAQAAANSAYKAVLRVPHGCDGQPTLKIRVRIPEGVIDVKPMPKAGWTLETAKGAYARSYPLHGEPVAEGVKEIVWTGSLDDGFYDEFVFQARFTDAFQPGATVYFPVIQSCSNGSEQWTQVPAAGQDAHSLKSPAPAVRIAAPAGAPGPVRAGSLLIEQPWSRATPGGAKVAGGYLRITNEGREPDRLTGGSFPLAERVELHEMSMADNVMRMRQVEGGLVIAPGQTVELKPGGSHLMFMELKEPLKDGQRVKGTLVFEKAGPVEVEYTVLGMGGQGGGSGAMPAGHRH; via the coding sequence ATGAAATCGATTCCCCTTGCGGCCGCCCTCGCTGCGGCCTCCTTCGCCATGGCCGCGCCCGTCCTCGCCCATGTCTCCTTCGAGACCGCGCAGGCGGCGGCGAATTCCGCCTACAAGGCCGTGCTGCGCGTGCCCCACGGCTGCGACGGCCAGCCGACCCTGAAGATCCGCGTCCGGATCCCGGAAGGCGTCATCGACGTGAAGCCCATGCCGAAGGCCGGCTGGACCCTCGAGACCGCGAAGGGCGCCTATGCCCGCTCCTATCCCCTGCACGGCGAGCCGGTGGCCGAGGGGGTGAAGGAGATCGTCTGGACGGGGAGCCTCGACGACGGCTTCTACGACGAGTTCGTCTTCCAGGCCCGCTTCACGGACGCCTTCCAGCCCGGCGCGACGGTCTACTTTCCGGTGATCCAGTCCTGCAGCAACGGCTCGGAGCAATGGACCCAGGTGCCCGCCGCGGGCCAGGACGCCCATTCCTTGAAGTCGCCCGCCCCCGCCGTGCGCATCGCCGCTCCCGCCGGGGCGCCGGGGCCGGTCAGGGCGGGAAGCCTCCTCATCGAGCAGCCGTGGTCGCGGGCGACCCCCGGCGGCGCGAAGGTGGCCGGCGGCTACCTGCGCATCACGAACGAGGGCCGGGAGCCCGACCGGCTGACCGGCGGCTCGTTCCCGCTCGCGGAGCGGGTCGAACTGCATGAGATGTCCATGGCCGACAACGTCATGCGCATGAGACAGGTGGAGGGCGGGCTCGTCATCGCGCCGGGCCAGACCGTGGAACTGAAGCCCGGCGGCTCCCATCTCATGTTCATGGAGCTGAAGGAACCTCTGAAGGACGGCCAGCGGGTGAAGGGCACCCTCGTGTTCGAGAAGGCCGGTCCGGTCGAGGTGGAATACACGGTGCTCGGGATGGGCGGCCAGGGCGGCGGGTCCGGCGCCATGCCGGCCGGGCACAGGCACTAG
- a CDS encoding SCO family protein — MALKRSLLLPLVVFLTAALVLLVTLLLVLPDPRPSGTASRVPIGGPFQLTDQEGRPFSSEALKGKPFALFFGFTHCPEVCPTTLYDLTQDLEALGRDADRLNVVFVTVDPERDTPEPMKTYLSSFDPRIVGLTGTADEIAAAAKAYKVYYKKVPTESGYTMDHTATIFLMDGKGDFVAASNFQEPQEVRRDKLRKLARNG; from the coding sequence ATGGCGCTCAAGCGATCGCTTCTCCTGCCGCTCGTCGTGTTCCTGACGGCGGCGCTCGTGCTCCTCGTCACCCTGCTCCTGGTCCTGCCGGATCCGAGGCCGTCGGGCACGGCCTCGCGCGTGCCCATCGGCGGTCCGTTCCAGCTCACCGACCAGGAAGGCAGGCCCTTCTCCAGCGAGGCGCTGAAGGGCAAGCCCTTCGCCCTCTTCTTCGGCTTCACCCATTGTCCCGAGGTGTGCCCCACGACCCTCTACGACCTGACGCAGGATCTCGAGGCCCTGGGCCGGGACGCGGACCGGCTGAACGTGGTCTTCGTGACCGTCGATCCGGAACGGGACACGCCTGAGCCGATGAAGACCTACCTGTCGTCCTTCGATCCCCGGATCGTCGGCCTCACCGGGACGGCGGACGAGATCGCCGCCGCCGCCAAGGCCTACAAGGTCTACTACAAGAAGGTTCCGACCGAGTCCGGCTACACCATGGACCACACGGCGACGATCTTCCTCATGGACGGCAAGGGCGACTTCGTCGCGGCCTCGAACTTCCAGGAGCCCCAGGAGGTCCGGCGCGACAAGCTGAGGAAGCTCGCGAGGAACGGATAG
- a CDS encoding ammonium transporter, with protein MKIRTSLAALAGAAVPTLAALGPALAQDAAPTVDKGDTAWMLVSTVLVVLMTIPGLALFYGGLVRTKNMLSLLMQVFSVFSLVAILWVLYGYSLAFTAGPGGIGAFVGGFSKAFLAGVTTGSTADTFTKGVAIPEFAFVAFQLTFAAITPALIVGAFAERITFKAVMLFTALWLTFVYLPVAHMVWFSEGYLFRLGALDFAGGTVVHINSGVAGLIGALMVGKRIGYGRDLLAPHSLTLTFVGACLLWVGWFGFNAGSNLEATGAAALALVNTILAPAAAGLAWTAAEAIEKGKASLLGIASGAVAGLVAITPAAGLAGPMGSIALGLAAGLVCYVAVTMVKNALGYDDALDVFGIHGVGGIVGAIGTGIVAAPSLGGYGAGEYSIAGQVWIQLVAVATTLLWTGAGSLVLYKLVDLAVGLRASYEAEREGLDLADHGERAYNY; from the coding sequence ATGAAGATCCGCACCTCTCTCGCCGCCCTTGCGGGCGCAGCCGTCCCGACCCTCGCCGCCCTCGGCCCGGCGCTCGCGCAGGATGCCGCGCCGACCGTCGACAAGGGCGACACCGCCTGGATGCTCGTCTCGACCGTCCTGGTGGTCCTCATGACCATTCCCGGCCTCGCCCTGTTCTACGGCGGGCTGGTGCGCACCAAGAACATGCTGTCGCTGCTGATGCAGGTGTTCTCCGTGTTCAGCCTCGTGGCGATCCTGTGGGTCCTCTACGGCTATTCCCTGGCCTTCACCGCGGGCCCCGGCGGGATCGGCGCCTTCGTCGGCGGCTTCTCGAAGGCGTTTCTCGCAGGCGTGACGACGGGCTCCACCGCCGACACCTTCACCAAGGGCGTGGCGATCCCGGAATTCGCCTTCGTCGCCTTCCAGCTCACCTTCGCGGCGATCACCCCGGCGCTCATCGTCGGCGCCTTCGCGGAGCGCATCACGTTCAAGGCGGTGATGCTGTTCACGGCCCTGTGGCTGACCTTCGTCTACCTGCCCGTCGCCCACATGGTGTGGTTCTCCGAGGGCTATCTCTTCAGGCTCGGCGCCCTGGACTTCGCGGGCGGCACGGTGGTGCACATCAATTCCGGCGTCGCGGGCCTGATCGGCGCGCTCATGGTCGGCAAGCGCATCGGCTACGGCCGCGACCTGCTCGCCCCGCATTCCCTGACGCTCACCTTCGTGGGCGCGTGCCTGCTGTGGGTCGGCTGGTTCGGCTTCAATGCGGGCTCGAACCTGGAAGCGACCGGCGCCGCCGCCCTCGCGCTCGTCAACACCATCCTGGCGCCCGCCGCGGCGGGCCTCGCCTGGACGGCGGCGGAGGCGATCGAGAAGGGCAAGGCCTCGCTCCTCGGCATCGCCTCGGGCGCGGTGGCCGGCCTCGTCGCGATCACCCCCGCGGCGGGCCTCGCGGGACCGATGGGCTCCATCGCGCTCGGCCTCGCCGCCGGCCTGGTCTGCTACGTGGCGGTCACCATGGTGAAGAACGCCCTCGGCTACGACGACGCCCTCGACGTGTTCGGCATCCACGGGGTCGGCGGCATCGTCGGCGCCATCGGCACCGGCATCGTCGCCGCGCCCTCCCTCGGCGGCTACGGCGCGGGCGAATATTCCATCGCGGGACAGGTCTGGATCCAGCTCGTCGCGGTGGCCACGACCCTGCTGTGGACCGGCGCGGGCTCCCTCGTCCTCTACAAGCTCGTCGATCTCGCGGTGGGCCTGCGCGCCAGCTACGAGGCGGAGCGCGAGGGCCTCGACCTCGCCGATCACGGCGAGCGCGCCTACAACTACTGA
- a CDS encoding P-II family nitrogen regulator, translated as MKIVMAVIKPFKLEEVRDALTSLGVHGLTVTEVKGYGRQKGHTEIYRGAEYAVSFLPKLKIEVAVPAEIVPQVIEGIALAARTGQIGDGKIFVVPLEKAVRIRTGEADADAL; from the coding sequence ATGAAAATCGTGATGGCGGTCATCAAGCCGTTCAAGCTGGAGGAGGTCCGCGACGCGCTCACCTCCCTCGGCGTGCACGGCCTCACCGTGACCGAGGTGAAAGGCTACGGACGCCAGAAGGGGCACACGGAGATCTATCGCGGCGCCGAATATGCCGTGAGCTTCCTGCCCAAGCTGAAGATCGAGGTGGCGGTGCCCGCCGAGATCGTTCCCCAGGTGATCGAGGGAATCGCCCTCGCGGCCCGCACGGGCCAGATCGGCGACGGCAAGATCTTCGTCGTGCCTCTCGAAAAGGCGGTTCGCATCCGCACGGGCGAGGCCGACGCCGATGCCCTGTGA
- a CDS encoding ABC transporter ATP-binding protein encodes MPATESPAETVPAIALRNVAITFGPKGTGYRAVSAIDLSVGPGEFIAVVGPTGCGKSTLLNASAGLLKPSDGEVSIFGAPLQGLNRRAGYLFQQDALMPWKTALQNVAVALEPQGVAAETAREKARLWLGRVGLSTFVDRYPHMLSGGQRKRVALAQMLIRDPEILLMDEPFGPLDAQTRQIMGNLLLDLWAANRKAVLFVTHDLEEAIALADRVVVMSAGPAARIIGDFPVTLPRPRDIAEVRLEPSFHHIHREIWARLRTEVQKAYAQGEGATP; translated from the coding sequence ATGCCTGCCACCGAGTCCCCTGCCGAGACCGTCCCCGCCATCGCCCTGCGCAACGTCGCCATCACCTTCGGCCCGAAGGGAACCGGCTATCGCGCCGTCTCGGCCATCGACCTCTCGGTCGGGCCCGGCGAGTTCATCGCCGTGGTCGGCCCGACCGGTTGCGGCAAGTCCACGCTCCTCAACGCCTCCGCCGGGCTGCTGAAGCCCTCGGACGGGGAGGTTTCGATCTTCGGCGCGCCCCTCCAGGGCCTCAACCGGCGGGCCGGCTACCTCTTCCAGCAGGACGCGCTCATGCCCTGGAAGACCGCCCTGCAGAACGTCGCGGTCGCCCTGGAGCCGCAGGGTGTCGCCGCCGAAACGGCGCGCGAGAAGGCGCGCCTGTGGCTCGGCCGCGTGGGCCTTTCGACCTTCGTGGACCGCTATCCGCACATGCTCTCCGGCGGGCAGCGGAAGCGCGTCGCCCTGGCGCAGATGCTGATCCGCGATCCGGAGATCCTGCTCATGGACGAGCCCTTCGGGCCCCTCGACGCGCAGACGCGGCAGATCATGGGCAACCTGCTGCTCGACCTCTGGGCCGCGAACCGCAAGGCGGTGCTCTTCGTCACCCACGACCTCGAGGAGGCCATCGCGCTCGCCGACCGGGTGGTGGTGATGTCCGCAGGCCCCGCCGCGCGGATCATCGGCGACTTTCCCGTCACGCTGCCGCGCCCGCGCGACATCGCGGAGGTGCGGCTGGAGCCGTCCTTCCACCACATCCACCGGGAGATCTGGGCCAGGCTGCGCACGGAGGTGCAGAAGGCCTACGCGCAGGGCGAGGGAGCGACGCCGTGA
- a CDS encoding ABC transporter permease, whose translation MNRVRLLALQLLVGIAFLLLWHVFTAYPILAPVKQAQFFFSNPADVLARAWKEFATGEIWRHLGITLLETVLAFAFGAAGGILFGFLFARRDMLAAVFDPYIKAANALPRVVLAPIFALWFGLGIWSKVALGFTLVFFIVFFNVYQGVREVSPVVLANARMLGMNERQLLRHVYWPAALTWMFSSLHTSVGFALVGAVVGEYLGSSAGLGYKIHEAESVFDVTGVFAGMLILSVFVILIDMVVTAIERRLLVWRPGPSTGGPG comes from the coding sequence ATGAACCGCGTCAGGCTCCTTGCGCTCCAGCTCCTGGTCGGCATCGCGTTCCTGCTGCTCTGGCACGTGTTTACGGCCTATCCGATCCTCGCGCCCGTGAAGCAGGCGCAGTTCTTCTTCTCCAATCCCGCCGACGTGCTGGCGCGGGCGTGGAAGGAGTTCGCCACCGGCGAGATCTGGCGCCATCTCGGCATCACGCTGCTCGAGACCGTTCTGGCCTTCGCCTTCGGGGCGGCGGGCGGCATCCTGTTCGGGTTCCTGTTCGCCCGCCGCGACATGCTGGCGGCGGTGTTCGACCCCTACATCAAGGCCGCGAACGCCCTGCCGCGCGTGGTGCTCGCGCCCATCTTCGCCCTGTGGTTCGGGCTCGGCATCTGGTCGAAGGTGGCGCTCGGCTTCACGCTCGTGTTCTTCATCGTGTTCTTCAACGTGTACCAGGGCGTGCGCGAGGTGAGCCCCGTGGTGCTCGCCAATGCGCGCATGCTCGGCATGAACGAGCGCCAGCTCCTGCGCCACGTCTACTGGCCGGCGGCGCTGACCTGGATGTTCTCGTCGCTCCACACCTCCGTGGGCTTCGCGCTCGTCGGCGCGGTGGTGGGCGAGTATCTCGGCTCCTCCGCCGGGCTCGGCTACAAGATCCACGAGGCCGAGAGCGTGTTCGACGTGACGGGCGTCTTCGCCGGGATGCTGATCCTGTCGGTCTTCGTCATCCTCATCGACATGGTGGTGACGGCGATCGAACGGCGGCTCCTCGTCTGGCGCCCGGGCCCGTCGACAGGCGGGCCGGGCTGA
- a CDS encoding ABC transporter substrate-binding protein has translation MERRTFLIGTGAAALAAGLGRTAFAQDKPEKTKVTLGVGGKPLLYYLPLTVAERRGFFKEEGLDVEINDFGGGAKSLQALIGGSVDVVTGAYEHTIRMQAKSQDVRAVTELGRFPAIVIAVRKEKAGQIKSAADFKGLKIGVTAPGSSTALTTQYAMVKAGLKPTDAAIIGVGSGASAVAAVQKGEIDVIAHLDPVIAKLEADGDIAILIDTRTEAGTRALFGGSNPAATLYTKKDFIDANPATTQRLVNAFMKALKWLQGAKPEEVAETVPPEYYLGDKPLYIKAVQNSLESYSRTGIVPPDGMASVMDMLKTLDPELKDAKVDLAATFDDRFVRKAAG, from the coding sequence ATGGAACGCCGCACATTCCTGATCGGCACGGGCGCCGCGGCCCTTGCCGCGGGGCTCGGCCGCACCGCCTTCGCGCAGGACAAGCCCGAGAAGACCAAGGTGACGCTCGGCGTCGGCGGCAAGCCGCTGCTCTACTACCTCCCGCTCACCGTCGCGGAGCGCCGGGGCTTCTTCAAGGAGGAGGGGCTCGATGTGGAGATCAACGATTTCGGCGGCGGCGCCAAGTCGCTCCAGGCGCTGATCGGCGGCTCCGTGGACGTGGTGACCGGCGCCTACGAGCACACCATCCGCATGCAGGCCAAGAGCCAGGACGTGCGCGCCGTCACGGAGCTCGGACGCTTCCCGGCCATCGTGATCGCGGTCAGGAAGGAGAAGGCCGGGCAGATCAAGTCCGCGGCCGACTTCAAGGGCCTCAAGATCGGCGTCACGGCGCCGGGCTCCTCCACGGCGCTCACCACGCAATACGCCATGGTGAAGGCGGGCCTGAAGCCGACCGACGCCGCCATCATCGGCGTCGGCTCGGGCGCGAGCGCGGTCGCGGCCGTGCAGAAGGGCGAGATCGACGTGATCGCCCATCTCGATCCGGTGATCGCCAAGCTCGAAGCGGACGGCGACATCGCGATCCTCATCGACACGCGCACGGAGGCCGGGACCCGCGCCCTGTTCGGCGGCTCGAATCCGGCCGCGACCCTCTACACGAAGAAGGATTTCATCGATGCCAACCCGGCGACGACCCAGCGCCTCGTCAACGCTTTCATGAAGGCGCTCAAGTGGCTCCAGGGCGCGAAGCCCGAGGAGGTGGCCGAGACCGTGCCGCCCGAATACTACCTCGGCGACAAGCCGCTCTACATCAAGGCGGTGCAGAACTCCCTGGAGAGCTATTCCCGCACCGGCATCGTCCCGCCGGACGGCATGGCGAGCGTGATGGACATGCTCAAGACCCTGGATCCGGAGCTGAAGGACGCGAAGGTCGACCTCGCGGCCACCTTCGACGACCGCTTCGTCAGGAAGGCGGCCGGCTGA
- the tesB gene encoding acyl-CoA thioesterase II encodes MSSAVANLLKILDLEPLEVNLFRGQSPKTGWQRVFGGQVIGQALVAASRTVEGRQPHSLHGYFMLPGDPKVPIIYEVDRIRDGRSFTTRRVVAIQHGQAIFSMSASFQVAEDGFSHQAPMPDVPGPEALPSEAEVKAELLPKMPEPMRTYFERERPIEMRPVEIQRYTSTDPGKPIFHVWIRATDRLPDDPAVHQAVLAYASDITLLDSALIPHGRTVFDPKVQAASLDHALWFHRPFRADEWLLYAQDTPNAGGARGFSRGLVFRQDGTLVASVAQEGLIRDRS; translated from the coding sequence ATGTCCAGCGCCGTCGCCAACCTGCTCAAGATCCTCGACCTCGAGCCCCTGGAGGTGAACCTGTTCCGCGGCCAGAGCCCGAAGACGGGGTGGCAGCGGGTGTTCGGCGGCCAGGTGATCGGCCAGGCGCTCGTCGCCGCCTCCCGCACCGTCGAGGGCCGCCAGCCCCATTCGCTCCACGGCTACTTCATGCTCCCGGGCGACCCCAAGGTGCCGATCATCTACGAGGTCGACCGCATCCGCGACGGGCGCAGCTTCACCACCCGCCGGGTGGTGGCGATCCAGCACGGACAGGCGATCTTCTCCATGTCCGCCTCCTTCCAGGTGGCGGAGGACGGGTTCTCGCACCAGGCGCCGATGCCGGACGTGCCGGGCCCCGAGGCGCTGCCCAGCGAGGCGGAGGTGAAGGCGGAGCTCCTGCCGAAGATGCCGGAGCCCATGCGCACCTATTTCGAGCGCGAGCGGCCCATCGAGATGCGTCCCGTCGAGATCCAGCGCTACACCTCTACCGATCCCGGCAAGCCGATCTTCCACGTCTGGATCCGCGCCACGGACCGGCTGCCCGACGACCCGGCCGTGCACCAGGCGGTGCTGGCCTACGCCTCCGACATCACCCTGCTCGATTCCGCCCTCATCCCGCACGGGCGCACGGTGTTCGACCCGAAGGTGCAGGCGGCGAGCCTCGACCACGCCCTGTGGTTCCACCGCCCCTTCCGCGCCGACGAATGGCTGCTCTACGCCCAGGACACGCCCAACGCGGGCGGCGCCCGCGGCTTCTCCCGCGGCCTCGTCTTCCGGCAGGACGGCACCCTCGTCGCCTCGGTCGCGCAGGAGGGCCTGATCCGCGACCGCAGCTGA
- a CDS encoding ubiquinone biosynthesis hydroxylase, giving the protein MSAELPRIVIAGGGLAGLSLALALKQALSDGVEVTMYDPALGRDPHADKRAYAIGAAARRMLEALRIWDGVADAAQPIHDMVITDSRLQDPVRPSFLTFAGEVEAGRPLAHMIAGGDLTAALVEACRGAGVSLKATGVESFSPDPAGIDVAAGGRTERACLLVAADGARSRLRELAGIAWISWPYRQSAIVATIRHARDHEGRAVEHFLPSGPFAILPLKPETAPDGSRLYRSSIVWSERSEAVPHLLESHPEDLLAELERRFGLQLGALSFETGPQAFPLSFGVARRFTAERLALLGDAAHVIHPIAGQGLNLGLHDAAALAEIVVEALRLGRDPGAADVLEEYERARRADITAMGLVTDGLNRLFSNDILPIRLIRDLGLGLVDRMPALKSFFIREAAGLGRGTAPRLLRGEAL; this is encoded by the coding sequence ATGAGCGCTGAGCTTCCCCGCATCGTCATCGCCGGCGGCGGTCTGGCCGGTCTCTCCCTCGCCCTCGCCCTGAAGCAGGCCCTTTCCGACGGGGTCGAGGTGACCATGTACGATCCCGCCCTCGGACGCGATCCGCACGCCGACAAGCGCGCCTACGCCATCGGTGCTGCGGCGCGGCGGATGCTCGAGGCCCTGCGCATCTGGGACGGCGTCGCCGACGCGGCCCAGCCGATCCACGACATGGTGATCACCGACAGCCGCCTGCAGGATCCGGTGCGGCCTTCCTTCCTCACCTTCGCCGGCGAGGTGGAGGCGGGCCGGCCCCTGGCCCACATGATCGCCGGGGGCGACCTGACAGCGGCCCTGGTCGAGGCCTGCCGGGGGGCGGGCGTGTCCCTGAAGGCGACGGGGGTGGAATCGTTCTCCCCCGACCCGGCGGGCATCGACGTGGCGGCGGGCGGCCGGACCGAGCGCGCCTGTCTCCTCGTGGCGGCGGACGGGGCGCGCTCGCGCCTGCGGGAACTGGCCGGCATCGCCTGGATCTCCTGGCCCTACCGCCAGTCGGCCATCGTCGCGACCATCCGCCACGCCCGCGATCACGAGGGGCGCGCCGTCGAGCACTTCCTCCCCTCCGGCCCCTTCGCGATCCTGCCGCTCAAGCCCGAGACCGCGCCCGACGGCAGCCGCCTGTACCGCTCCTCCATCGTGTGGTCCGAGCGCAGCGAGGCGGTGCCGCACCTGCTCGAATCCCATCCGGAGGACCTGCTGGCGGAGCTGGAGCGCCGCTTCGGGCTCCAGCTCGGCGCCCTGTCCTTCGAGACCGGGCCGCAGGCCTTCCCCCTGTCCTTCGGGGTGGCGCGGCGCTTCACCGCCGAAAGGCTGGCGCTCCTCGGCGATGCGGCCCACGTGATCCATCCCATCGCGGGCCAGGGACTCAACCTCGGCCTTCACGATGCGGCGGCGCTGGCGGAGATCGTGGTCGAGGCCCTGCGCCTGGGGCGGGATCCCGGCGCCGCGGACGTGCTCGAGGAATACGAGCGGGCCCGGCGGGCGGACATCACCGCGATGGGGCTGGTGACGGACGGACTCAACCGGCTGTTCTCCAACGATATTCTCCCGATCCGCCTGATCCGCGACCTCGGCCTCGGCCTCGTCGACCGGATGCCCGCCCTCAAGAGCTTCTTCATCCGCGAGGCGGCCGGGCTCGGCCGCGGCACGGCACCCCGCCTCCTGAGGGGCGAGGCCCTCTAG